A single region of the Anaerostipes rhamnosivorans genome encodes:
- a CDS encoding Hpt domain-containing protein, whose amino-acid sequence MNLKQFYQGRDEDYPVILGRFMGNENLLAKFVRNFPDDPTYKLLCSAMEARDWEQVEMSAHTLKGVAANLSFTKLFQASADLVNTIRSKELDKAEGLFQEVKRAYEEVVQDISGLD is encoded by the coding sequence ATGAATTTAAAACAATTTTATCAGGGAAGAGATGAGGATTATCCGGTGATCCTGGGACGGTTTATGGGAAATGAAAATCTGCTTGCTAAGTTTGTCAGGAATTTTCCTGATGATCCTACCTACAAACTGCTCTGCAGTGCGATGGAAGCAAGGGATTGGGAACAGGTGGAAATGTCAGCCCATACCCTGAAAGGTGTAGCAGCAAATTTAAGCTTTACAAAGCTGTTTCAGGCATCGGCAGATCTTGTCAACACCATCAGAAGCAAAGAGTTGGATAAGGCAGAAGGGTTATTCCAGGAAGTTAAAAGAGCATATGAAGAGGTAGTTCAGGATATATCCGGGCTGGATTAA
- a CDS encoding PHP domain-containing protein, translating into MKADLHSHTVLSDGALNVDQLISQAKRTGLDYIAVTDHNSTHSIPAARALGEELGIHVIPGVEINSVHEASDTKPHLLCYYPADVKKLQKKLDRYLEYQRETKLSMYEKLMEDYPITKEQLFEAASESTTLYEVHMMQVLASLGYTGTPIGELHRELFSSGSKYKLAQKDMTTREAVDLIRSCGGVVVLAHPGEYKNPMLMEMLIEEHLLDGLELNHPRNGRHTKEHIESLSKEHDLFMTGGTDFHGLYTKTPYPIGSFLCPEEGLERLKAAGKKANREYFESPRQQDTEDQ; encoded by the coding sequence ATGAAAGCAGATCTTCACTCACATACTGTGCTGTCTGACGGAGCTCTGAACGTCGACCAGCTGATCTCTCAGGCAAAACGAACCGGCCTGGACTATATTGCCGTCACTGACCACAATTCCACTCATTCTATCCCTGCTGCCAGGGCACTGGGAGAAGAGCTGGGTATCCATGTGATCCCCGGAGTTGAGATTAACTCGGTTCATGAGGCTTCAGACACAAAACCCCATCTTCTGTGCTATTACCCCGCGGATGTAAAAAAGCTTCAAAAAAAGCTAGACCGTTATCTGGAATATCAGAGGGAGACAAAACTTTCCATGTATGAAAAACTCATGGAGGATTATCCCATCACTAAGGAACAGCTTTTTGAGGCTGCCAGCGAAAGCACAACTCTTTATGAAGTCCATATGATGCAGGTGCTGGCCTCCCTTGGATATACCGGCACTCCTATTGGAGAACTCCACCGGGAGCTCTTTTCCTCAGGTTCTAAATATAAACTGGCCCAAAAGGATATGACCACCCGGGAAGCAGTGGATCTGATCCGCTCCTGCGGCGGCGTGGTAGTCCTGGCCCATCCCGGAGAATATAAGAATCCAATGCTCATGGAAATGCTCATCGAAGAACATCTGTTAGACGGACTGGAATTAAACCATCCTAGAAATGGCAGACACACAAAAGAACATATAGAGTCACTTTCCAAAGAGCATGACTTATTTATGACCGGCGGTACAGATTTTCATGGACTTTACACCAAAACTCCTTATCCTATTGGTTCCTTTCTGTGCCCGGAGGAAGGACTGGAACGGCTGAAAGCCGCAGGAAAAAAGGCAAACCGGGAATACTTTGAATCACCTAGGCAGCAAGACACCGAAGATCAATAA
- a CDS encoding GGDEF domain-containing response regulator: MAEEKRTLLIVDDVELNRAILNEIFCKSYHIIEAVNGKDALDIITDKEKKVDLVLLDLVMPVLDGFGLMEILREKGILEHLPVVVITVDGSEQILEKAYSMGAEEIIIKPFNPDIIRRKVRNILSMYMRMELISNIGKLQHLPEGEAEDYGSVDVGSKAEMEALSSRTLYLLELEREKNRVLANLSGDIMFDYDVKSDTLSFSEKYYEVFGRDTMIEKVSKKVSGTDIIYEEDKQVLIENLKGLSINNSTMRAQIRLMTKDSGYLWYECFIKSIWDMDDETCLSLIGKFVNIDKHRKEISRWKEAADNDALTGINNRKGLEEKILNIMKSSWDSTGVLLFLDLDDFKQINDSKGHAFGDKVLRTVAEKIKSCVRSTDVVGRIGGDEFIVFLNGISGRNAALKKAEEIDRKIQNSCIGYPVTVSIGIAQFPEDGSEYDVLIKRADQALYYSKNKGKNRYTFYDKKTKDMPFQSLLSKKDSDEEG; encoded by the coding sequence ATGGCAGAAGAGAAACGGACGCTCTTGATCGTTGATGATGTAGAATTAAACAGGGCAATCCTGAATGAGATATTCTGCAAGAGCTATCATATAATTGAGGCTGTCAACGGAAAAGACGCCCTTGATATTATAACAGATAAGGAGAAAAAGGTAGATCTGGTTCTGCTGGATTTAGTCATGCCTGTCCTGGATGGTTTCGGTCTGATGGAGATTCTCAGAGAAAAAGGGATATTGGAACATCTTCCTGTCGTTGTCATTACGGTGGACGGCTCGGAACAGATTCTGGAAAAGGCATATTCTATGGGGGCGGAAGAGATCATCATTAAACCGTTTAACCCCGATATTATCAGAAGGAAGGTCAGGAACATTCTATCGATGTACATGAGAATGGAGCTGATCAGCAATATAGGGAAGCTACAGCATTTGCCAGAAGGAGAGGCGGAAGATTATGGATCTGTGGATGTCGGTTCTAAAGCTGAGATGGAGGCTCTTTCCAGTCGTACCTTATACCTTCTGGAACTGGAGAGGGAGAAGAACAGAGTCCTGGCCAATCTATCCGGGGACATTATGTTTGACTACGATGTCAAGTCAGACACTTTGTCTTTCTCTGAAAAATACTATGAGGTGTTCGGCCGGGATACTATGATCGAGAAGGTCAGCAAGAAGGTCAGCGGTACCGATATCATTTACGAAGAAGACAAACAGGTGCTCATAGAGAATTTAAAGGGTCTGAGCATCAATAATTCAACCATGAGGGCGCAGATCCGGCTTATGACAAAGGACAGCGGATATTTATGGTATGAGTGTTTTATCAAGTCCATCTGGGATATGGATGACGAGACATGTCTTTCTCTGATCGGCAAGTTCGTCAATATTGACAAGCATCGGAAGGAAATTTCCCGTTGGAAAGAGGCTGCTGACAATGATGCCCTGACAGGGATCAACAACAGAAAAGGACTGGAAGAGAAGATCCTCAATATTATGAAAAGCAGCTGGGACTCTACAGGTGTACTGCTGTTTCTGGATCTGGATGACTTTAAACAGATCAATGACAGCAAAGGCCATGCGTTTGGAGATAAAGTCTTGAGGACTGTAGCAGAGAAGATCAAAAGCTGTGTCCGCTCAACAGATGTGGTGGGCAGAATCGGCGGAGATGAATTTATTGTCTTTTTAAACGGGATCAGCGGTAGAAATGCCGCGCTCAAAAAAGCAGAGGAAATTGACCGGAAGATCCAGAATAGCTGCATTGGTTATCCCGTTACTGTAAGCATTGGCATTGCACAATTTCCAGAAGATGGGTCAGAGTACGATGTGTTGATCAAAAGGGCGGATCAGGCACTTTATTATTCCAAGAATAAGGGAAAGAACCGATACACATTTTACGATAAAAAAACGAAAGACATGCCGTTTCAGTCTCTGCTTTCCAAGAAGGACAGCGATGAAGAAGGGTGA
- a CDS encoding MATE family efflux transporter: MERNRFMEKESVGKLMLKFSVPCILSLLVSSLYNIVDQIFIGQGIGYLGNGATNVVFPVTIIALAMALMIGDGCAACLSLCQGCKDTERAHKSVGNAVVILTAAGIIFTVCLFIFKDQFLYAFGATENNFAYAQEYFLYIMIGIPFFMFSNGMNSMIRADGSPQFAMISTLIGAVINVILDPVTIFVFHWGMMGAALATITGQIVSALLAVYYLCHMKSVDMKKESFSLKAAISKKVLSLGISSFLTQISIVAIMAAMNNMLVIYGARSRFGADIPLTVVGIVMKVFQIVIAFSVGIAAGSQPVIGFNYGAGLHLRVKKIFKLMVAAEACVGFVSMILFECFPMEIIKLFGNENALYNEFAVMAFRTYLCTIILCCIQKSISIFLQALGKPFLSMGLSLLRDFVLSVPLVILLPRLFGLKGTLYSAPAADIISFLAVIGAAVFVFRHLKDGRDENKEAVLQKKKDRVNLAAE, translated from the coding sequence ATGGAAAGAAATCGTTTTATGGAAAAAGAAAGTGTGGGGAAATTAATGCTGAAATTCTCCGTACCTTGTATTTTGTCGCTGCTGGTGTCATCCTTATATAATATTGTAGACCAGATATTTATAGGACAAGGGATCGGCTATTTAGGGAACGGGGCTACCAATGTGGTATTCCCAGTTACGATCATAGCACTTGCTATGGCCTTGATGATCGGAGACGGGTGTGCTGCCTGTCTGAGTCTCTGCCAGGGATGCAAAGACACAGAGAGGGCACACAAAAGCGTCGGCAATGCCGTGGTGATCCTCACTGCAGCCGGAATTATCTTTACTGTGTGTCTTTTCATTTTTAAGGACCAATTTCTATATGCCTTCGGAGCCACAGAAAATAATTTTGCATATGCGCAGGAATACTTTCTTTATATCATGATAGGGATTCCGTTTTTTATGTTTTCTAATGGTATGAACTCGATGATCAGGGCAGACGGGAGCCCGCAGTTCGCGATGATATCTACCCTGATCGGCGCGGTCATCAATGTGATTCTGGACCCTGTCACGATCTTTGTATTTCACTGGGGCATGATGGGAGCCGCATTGGCAACGATCACCGGGCAGATCGTATCTGCTCTTCTGGCGGTTTATTATCTATGCCATATGAAATCTGTGGATATGAAAAAAGAGAGCTTCAGCCTGAAAGCTGCAATTTCCAAGAAGGTTCTGTCTCTTGGAATCAGCAGCTTTCTTACGCAGATTTCTATTGTCGCCATCATGGCAGCTATGAATAATATGCTTGTGATCTACGGGGCCAGGTCCAGATTCGGAGCAGATATACCGCTCACGGTGGTGGGGATCGTCATGAAGGTATTCCAGATCGTTATCGCTTTCTCTGTCGGTATTGCGGCAGGCTCACAGCCGGTCATCGGCTTCAATTACGGTGCAGGACTTCATCTGCGGGTTAAAAAGATATTTAAGCTGATGGTTGCGGCAGAGGCCTGTGTGGGTTTTGTGTCTATGATACTGTTTGAGTGCTTTCCTATGGAGATCATCAAACTGTTCGGAAATGAAAATGCGCTTTACAATGAGTTTGCGGTCATGGCGTTCAGGACCTATCTGTGTACGATTATTTTATGCTGCATTCAGAAATCAATCAGTATTTTTCTTCAGGCTTTGGGAAAACCGTTTCTGTCTATGGGGCTTTCCCTGCTCAGGGACTTTGTGCTAAGTGTTCCGCTGGTGATCCTGCTGCCGAGACTGTTCGGATTAAAAGGAACTTTGTACTCAGCGCCTGCAGCTGACATCATCTCCTTTCTCGCCGTGATCGGCGCGGCTGTTTTTGTCTTCAGACACTTAAAAGATGGCAGGGACGAAAACAAGGAGGCAGTATTACAGAAAAAGAAAGATAGAGTAAACTTAGCCGCGGAATAA